The following proteins are co-located in the Heteronotia binoei isolate CCM8104 ecotype False Entrance Well chromosome 21, APGP_CSIRO_Hbin_v1, whole genome shotgun sequence genome:
- the LOC132588853 gene encoding LOW QUALITY PROTEIN: uncharacterized protein LOC132588853 (The sequence of the model RefSeq protein was modified relative to this genomic sequence to represent the inferred CDS: inserted 1 base in 1 codon; deleted 2 bases in 2 codons; substituted 1 base at 1 genomic stop codon) gives MASPPTFPGFTSSTESSLLAPLREAHIPQQPGPGIETRYMYVPFTSSDLVNXKTHTVAFSDNPAPMTNLLTSIMATHWPTYADCQQLLLALFTTEERSHIMHYARKHVEEKVPQGTQTEEWIKARFPATDPNWDPNSQISKEHLSEYRQAILEGMKQAGKKPINMFKVSEVLQTIDESPGAFAERLMQAFRMFTPFEPEAAENLRMVNTAFVAQSYADIRKKLQKQDGFAGMNLSQLLEIAQKVYASGYVWAEENPPGLAVNHAPIKVELIPGTVPVRECQYPIPRKAVTGIQKHLDRLLEYGILVECQSPWNSPLLPVKKSGTDDYRPVQDLRSLNSCTQTLHSVVPNPYVLLGLIPASATYFSVVDLKDAFFCLRLAPESQPLFAFQWEEKKTGRKLQYTWTRLPQGFKNSPTLFGNALSKDLSQFPTVPREVVCLQYFDDILLGAKDLQTCQGATAALLTLLTEAGYKVSQKKAQLCQETVKFLGFHISQGRWQLGRERKETVCAIPAPTTRRKLREFLGAAGFCRIWLPNFAITAKPLYEASKGGGEKAPFEWTEQCQNVFEDLKRQLMXSLGLPDTDKLFTLYVHEQEEIAAGVLTQLLGSWPRPVAYLSKQLDTVAKGWPPGLHSVAAVAELVNEVDKFTFGSQLEVRVPHYVQVLLEHKENYWFTNVRMVRYQALMCENPRVKIVTVSALNPASLLPTPDDALEHDCLEVMEEVFSSWPDLKDVPFSDPDVEYYTDGSSFIQNGKRRAGYAVVTLQTVIEAEPLPISTSAQKAELIALIRALRLAEGLKANIYTDSKYAFMTLHAHGALYKEGGLITANGRNIKNSTEILELLKAVWAPRNIAVIHCRGYQKPLSPVARGNRKADLTAKEAALKPYQGSTEILPVFQVSLTEWSPRYSQAEEQWVQTQWAVTKRRDGWYVFPDGRIYISEAVAWPLIQKLHEGTHYGKTALEHSVSQWAYINRMSSLTAQTSAQCVTYAKNNPRSGPTQLPGSQPLGATPFSLVVDFTEMPKAEHYRYMLVFVYTMSGWIEAYPTRTEKANEVVKALLKDIVPKFGLPVIIGSDNGPSFIEKTVQGVSTLLGITWK, from the exons atggcATCACCCCCAACATTCCCAGGTTTCACATCCAGTACAGAAAGCTCACTGCTAGCTCCCCTTCGGGAAgctcatattcctcaacagcctGGCCCTGGTATTGAGACCCGATACATGTATGTGCctttcacttcaagtgatctagtaAACTAGAAAACTCATACTGTTGCATTTTCTGATAATCCTGCCCCAATGACGAATCTGCTAACCAGTATTATGGCTACACATTGGCCTACCTATGCAGACTGTCAGCAGCTTTTACTGGCTCTCTTTACAACTGAAGAGAGAAGCCATATCATGCATTATGCTCGAAAGCATGTGGAAGAAAAAGTTCCTCAGGGAACT CAGACAGAGGAGTGGATAAAGGCCCGTTTTCCTGCAACAGATCCCAACTGGGACCCCAATTCTCAGATTTCCAAAGAGCATCTGTCAGAATACAGGCAGGCAATCTTAGAAGGTATGAAACAAGCAGGAAAAAAACCTATTAACATGTTTAAAGTCAGTGAAGTACTCCAGACAATAGATGAAAGCCCTGGAGCATTTGCTGAGAGGTTAATGCAAGCTTTTAGAATGTTTACCCCATTCGAACCTGAGGCTGCAGAGAACCTGCGCATGGTAAATACAGCTTTTGTTGCCCAATCCTATGCTGACATTCGCAAAAAACTTCAGAAGCAAGATGGTTTTGCAGGAATGAATCTATCCCAGCTGTTAGAGATTGCCCAGAAGGTTTATGCTTCGGGAT ACGTATGGGCAGAAGAGAATCCGCCTGGGCTAGCAGTAAATCATGCGCCTATCAAAGTAGAATTAATCCCAGGGACTGTTCCAGTCCGAGAATGCCAGTACCCAATCCCTAGGAAGGCAGTAACTGGCATCCAGAAACACCTTGACAGACTCCTTGAATATGGAATTCTTGTAGAATGTCAGTCTCCATGGAACAGTCCCCTTTTGCCAGTCAAGAAGTCAGGCACCGATGACTACAGACCAGTACAGGATCTTAGGTCTCTAAATTCTTGCACACAAACCTTGCATTCTGTCGTTCCAAATCCATATGTCTTACTGGGACTAATACCTGCCTCAGCCACTTACTTCTCAGTGGTAGATCTCAAGGATGCGTTCTTTTGTTTAAGACTGGCACCTGAAAGTCAGCCACTGTTTGCCTTCcagtgggaagaaaaaaagacTGGTAGAAAGCTACAATACACATGGACCCGTTTACCACAGGGGTTCAAAAATTCGCCCACCCTTTTTGGTAATGCTCTCAGTAAAGACTTGAGCCAGTTCCCAACTGTGCCAAGAGAAGTTGTGTGCCTTCAATACTTTGATGATATTCTGCTGGGGGCCAAAGACTTACAGACATGCCAAGGTGCCACTGCTGCTCTGCTAACACTTCTGACTGAGGCTGGATATAAAGTGTCTCAGAAGAAGGCTCAGCTATGCCAAGAGACAGTGAAATTTTTAGGCTTCCATATATCCCAGGGCAGATGGCAGCTAGGCAGGGAGCGAAAAGAGACTGTGTGTGCTATTCCTGCGCCTACTACCAGACGCAagctgagagaattcttaggAGCAGCAGGGTTCTGCAGAATTTGGCTCCCCAATTTTGCCATAACAGCTAAGCCCTTATACGAAgccagtaagggggggggg gaaaaagcacctTTTGAATGGACAGAGCAATGTCAAAATGTCTTTGAAGATTTAAAACGTCAGCTCA CAAGCCTGGGACTACCTGATACTGACAAGCTTTTTACTCTATATGTGCATGAGCAAGAAGAAATAGCTGCAGGCGTTTTAACTCAATTGCTGGGATCCTGGCCCAGACCAGTGGCATATTTGTCTAAGCAATTAGACACTGTAGCAAAAGGGTGGCCCCCTGGTTTGCACTCAGTAGCGGCTGTCGCAGAACTTGTAAACGAGGTAGACAAGTTTACTTTTGGAAGTCAACTTGAAGTAAGAGTTCCCCACTATGTGCAAGTCCTTCTGGAACACAAAGAGAACTACTGGTTCACCAATGTCCGTATGGTCAGATATCAGGCACTTATGTGTGAAAACCCCAGAGTAAAAATAGTGACCGTGTCAGCTTTGAACCCAGCCTCTTTGTTGCCAACTCCTGATGATGCATTGGAGCACGATTGCTTAGAGGTTATGGAAGAAGTATTTTCTAGCTGGCCAGATCTGAAAGATGTCCCATTTTCAGATCCTGATGTTGAATATTATACTGATGGGAGTAGTTTTATCCAGAATGGAAAACGCAGAGCAGGATATGCAGTAGTTACTCTACAAACCGTGATAGAGGCAGAGCCTTTGCCTATTTCAACTTCTGCACAAAAAGCTGAGTTAATTGCCCTTATCAGAGCACTACGATTAGCAGAGGGACTTAAAGCAAATATTTATACAGATTCTAAATATGCTTTTATGACACTGCATGCCCATGGAGCCCTATACAAAGAGGGAGGCTTAATTACTGCAAATGGCAGGAATATCAAGAATAGTACAGAAATCTTGGAACTGCTTAAAGCTGTCTGGGCACCCCGGAACATAGCTGTCATTCATTGCAGAGGCTATCAGAAGCCCCTAAGTCCGGTAGCAAGAGGAAATCGGAAGGCAGATTTAACCGCTAAGGAGGCAGCACTAAAGCCTTATCAGGGAAGCACAGAAATTCTGCCTGTTTTTCAAGTTTCCTTAACTGAATGGAGCCCTCGTTATTCACAAGCTGAGGAGCAGTGGGTTCAAACTCAATGGGCAGTAActaaaagaagagatggctggtaTGTTTTCCCCGATGGCAGAATTTATATTTCAGAAGCTGTTGCGTGGCCATTAATTCAGAAACTGCATGAGGGAACACATTATGGGAAGACTGCACTAGAACACTCTGTGAGTCAGTGGGCATATATTAATCGTATGAGTTCACTGACAGCCCAAACTTCTGCACAATGTGTTACATATGCAAAGAATAATCCAAGGTCGGGTCCCACTCAACTCCCTGGGAGTCAGCCACTGGGAGCAACACCTTTCTCCTTAGTTGTGGATTTCACCGAGATGCCCAAAGCTGAACATTACCGTTACATGCTTGTATTTGTTTATACAATGTCTGGATGGATTGAAGCTTACCCCACACGTACTGAGAAAGCCAATGAGGTTGTAAAAGCCTTATTAAAAGACATTGTGCCTAAATTTGGTTTACCTGTAATTATCGGGAGCGATAATGGACCATCGTTTATAGAGAAAACTGTACAGGGTGTGTCTACATTGCTTGGTATTACCTGGAAATAG